CTCGATCCCGAATTGGCGGCCCTGTTAGGCGATCAACCCGCTGCTGAGCAAGAGTCCGCCGCCGAGGAACTTGATCCGGAACTGGCGGCGCTCTTGGGCGGATCGGCGGCGGGGAGCGATTCTCCGACTGCCGAGCCGGAGCCTGCGCCTGACAATGAACCCTCCCCGTATGACGAATCGCCTCCCGCCGACGAGCCGGCTGCCTCTCCTCCCTCAATCGACGAAACGGATTCTGAAATGGCCACTATCACCGACGATCGTCCCGACCTGGATCGTGAAGAGGATTCTTCCGCTCCGTCGGCAACAAGGAGTGCAAGCGCTATGGCGCAAGATCTCGACAGCCTGATCCAACAGGTGCAAGAAGTCTCGAAATACGGCGTGCCCGGCTCGGGCTCGCCGCCGGTGATCGACTTCAAATCGCTGCTCGCGCCAATCTCGGACGACGAGCCGGCCGGCGGCGGAGTGCCGTTCGACGTGCGCGAGCAGCTCGAACAGGCCCGCAAGGAGGTGAACCCCGACGCCTTCGCCCCGGACGATCCGATGCGTCCGGAGGATTTTGTCAAGGCCGATTGGAACGGCGTCATTGCCTTGACGCAGGAGACGCTCCGCGGCACGTCGAAGAACCTGCTCGTCGCCGCGCGGTTGCTCGAAGCGCTCACCAAGAAACACGGCTTCGCCGGGCTTCGCGACGGCTTTCATCTTATGCGGCTGCTCGTCGATATCTGCTGGGACCGGCTCGATCCGCCGCTCGAGGACGAGGATATGGAAGTGCGGGCCGCCCCATTCAATTGGCTCGACGATCCGGATCGTGCGGCCGTCTTCCCGCATTCGATCCGCGCCGTTCCGCTGCTTGCCGCCGACGGGAATCAATTCAGTTGGCAACAATGGCAGCAATCGCAAGGGGGCGGTGCGATGCAGGAGTTGGTCGATAAAGTCATCCTCGCCGCTCCCCGCGACCGCTGCCAGACAGCGGTCGATAACCTCTCTCAGGCCCAGCAGGAGCTGCGGTTCCTGATGCAGTCGCTCACGGAGAAGATGGGTGCCGAGGCGCCTGGCTTCACCTCCATCCGTCCCGCCGTGGTCGATTGCTTCAAACTGGCTCAGCAAATCCTGCAAAAAAAGGGACCGGCCCCAAGCGCCGGCGGAGCGGATGAAGCTGCCGAGACGGGCACGGTCAGCGACGGCGCCGGCGGCACGATGGTCGTCGTGGCCAAACCCCGCATGTCCACGCGCGAAGACATTTACCACGAACTCGCCACCGCCGCCGCCGCCCTGGAGCGGCTCGAGCCGCATAGCCCGGTGCCGTTCCTCGTCCGCCGAGCCGTCGAACTCGGAGCACTCCCCTTCCCGCTCCTGATGCAGGAACTAATCCGCGACGCCAACGTGCTCTCGGAAATGAACCGCGAACTGGGCATCAAGCAGCGGCAAGAGGTGAGCGAGATTGGTTGACATATTGATGTCTCTAGCGTATGCTTTGATGTATGAGAACGACCGTCCGACTTGACGACCAGCTTCTGAGTGCCGCCAAGAAAACTGCCGCCGAAACCGGGCGAACATTGACCACGGTTATCGAAGACGCTCTTCGCCAGTCTCTGGCGAAGAGCAAGACCGCGAACAAGCCCGCTCGCTTCAGGCTTCCTGTCCTCGATTTGGGCGAGACGATGCCCGGCGTCGATCTCGATAACTCGGCCGCCCTTCTGGATCTAATGGAAGCCGGCGATGGTCCTGTTTGACGTCAACGTATTGATCTACGCGACCCGCAAGCAGTCGGCCGACCATAAACGCTACCACGCGTGGCTAGAACAGCTAGTCGATGGCGATGGGGCATTCGCCATCAGCGATCTCGTGCTCAGCGGCTATTTGCGGATCGTCACCAATCCCAAGGTCTTTGCCAAACCTGCCAGGCTTAGCGACGCCATCGAAGTTTGCGATCGAATCCGCGGACGGCCCAATTGCGTGGCGGTGCAGCCGGGTCCACGCCATTGGGACATCTTCCTCGATCTTTGTCGCCGGGCGAGCGCTCGCGGGAATCTTGTTCCCGATGCCTTTCTGGCAGCGCTGGCCATCGAATCTGGCAGCGAGTGGCTCACGACCGACCGCGACTACGCCCGCTTTCCCGGCCTCCGCTGGCGACACCCGCTCGCCGAGCGTTAGAAGATCGCCGGCTTGTAATCGATTGGGAAGAATATGACCCTTTTTCTTTTCCGGGAACGACGACAAAATGGGATGGAATGAAATCACGACGCAGGCCAACGCTGATTCGCTCATGGAGGTTTTTGGGGCTTCCATGACTCGTGCATCCGAGAGGCGCACCTTTGGACGAACCACTGGGTTTCTCCCGAGTTCTTTATGTCGTGCGGGGCCAACAGTAAGATTCGAGTTTTAGTTCAGCGGCAGTTCAAGAACCCATCGGCAATAGAACTTTTCTTTGAGCATGTCATTCGATTCAACCTCGTTCCCTCACCGGAGAACTATGACTCGATTATCTTGGCCGCAGCACTCCTAGTTCAAGACGGCAGCATCTTTTGGTCCCCCGAAGGCGATTGGAGTCCCGAGAAACCGAATAAGGATGAATTCACATGGGTGTCCGCGAGGAAACTTCGCTGGCGTGAAGTGGACTGGCTTGGCGACGAACTCCGCTACGGACCGGGACAAATTGGGGGCAATTCGTAAGCGTCCGGGCTCCGGAGAAGCGCACGGTGTATGGCAATTATCTATGGCGCGATAGCTGCGTAGATTGTACAACTTAGGCAACAGCGGTTTCGACTTTGTTTCTGCAAGGAGGAATCATCATGGACCGATTGCCCAAGTTGGATC
The nucleotide sequence above comes from Pirellulales bacterium. Encoded proteins:
- a CDS encoding ribbon-helix-helix protein, CopG family, which translates into the protein MRTTVRLDDQLLSAAKKTAAETGRTLTTVIEDALRQSLAKSKTANKPARFRLPVLDLGETMPGVDLDNSAALLDLMEAGDGPV
- a CDS encoding type II toxin-antitoxin system VapC family toxin codes for the protein MVLFDVNVLIYATRKQSADHKRYHAWLEQLVDGDGAFAISDLVLSGYLRIVTNPKVFAKPARLSDAIEVCDRIRGRPNCVAVQPGPRHWDIFLDLCRRASARGNLVPDAFLAALAIESGSEWLTTDRDYARFPGLRWRHPLAER